In one window of Epinephelus fuscoguttatus linkage group LG20, E.fuscoguttatus.final_Chr_v1 DNA:
- the entpd1 gene encoding ectonucleoside triphosphate diphosphohydrolase 1 isoform X1, translating to MSAQREMKEKNPWHTPVTIIISVIGVIVIVALVTVAVLQNKPLPQKYKYGIVLDAGSSHTALYIYQWPAEKDNNTGRVEQLHSCKVKGPGISSYASDPRKAGESLRACMQEAEQWVPGKRHHETPLYLGATAGMRLLNMENSSASDKVFQAVEDALKKSPFSYQGARLLSGSEEGAFGWVTVNYLDDRLKQGLETTGALDLGGASTQISFVSGNYDGSESPSNSVTFRLYGNDYNLYTHSFLCYGKDQALRLTLAQQSKAGPETVEDPCFHPGFTETRNYSVLYDSPCVSDRKPQGGPASFTHMGTGNFLKCQEAVKRIFNFTHCKYSQCSFNGVFQPLLQGPYGAFSAYYFVMNFLNLTDTSIPLETVRKRVADYCATPWEEVKQQHHGVKLKYLAEYCFSGTYILTLLTEGYNFTSESYSNIKFIKKIKGSDAGWTLGYMLNLTNMIPAEAPDSPPLPHAGYVSIVTLMAILLFILFILVSLRPLWPRCSKRPQIV from the exons AGATGAAAGAGAAGAACCCCTGGCACACGCCTGTGACCATCATCATCTCTGTGATTGGTGTCATAGTGATTGTTGCCCTGGTGACGGTAGCAGTTTTGCAGAACAAGCCCCTCCCTCAAAAGTACAAG TATGGGATCGTGCTGGACGCTGGCTCCTCCCACACAGCTCTGTATATCTACCAGTGGCCGGCTGAGAAGGATAACAACACTGGAAGGGTTGAGCAGTTGCATTCCTGCAAAGTCAAAG GTCCAGGTATCTCCAGCTACGCGTCTGATCCACGGAAGGCAGGGGAGTCTCTGAGAGCATGCATGCAGGAGGCCGAGCAGTGGGTGCCCGGAAAGAGACACCACGAGACCCCTCTTTATCTGGGAGCTACTGCTGGAATGAGATTGCTGAA TATGGAGAACAGCTCGGCATCAGACAAGGTCTTTCAGGCTGTGGAGGATGCCCTGAAAAAGTCTCCCTTCTCCTATCAGGGAGCGCGACTACTCAGCGGCTCGGAGGAGGGCGCCTTTGGCTGGGTCACAGTCAACTACTTGGATGACCGCCTCAAACAG GGCTTGGAGACCACAGGCGCCCTTGACCTTGGTGGGGCCTCCACTCAGATTAGCTTTGTTTCCGGTAATTATGACGGTTCAGAGTCACCCAGCAACTCCGTGACATTCCGACTCTACGGAAATGACTATAacctgtacacacacagctTCCTGTGTTACGGGAAAGACCAGGCACTGCGACTGACGCTGGCACAGCAGTCTAAg GCAGGTCCAGAAACAGTAGAAGATCCCTGTTTCCACCCTGGCTTCACTGAGACAAGGAACTACTCGGTCCTCTATGACAGCCCCTGCGTGTCAGACAGGAAACCCCAAGGAGGTCCCGCAAGCTTCACTCACATGGGGACAGGAAACTTCCTTAAATGCCAGGAAGCCGTCAAAAGAATCTTCAACTTCACTCACTGCAAATACAGCCAATGCTCTTTCAACGGGGTCTTCCAGCCACTTCTGCAGGGGCCATATGGG GCTTTCTCTGCCTACTACTTTGTGATGAACTTCCTCAATCTGACCGACACATCCATCCCTCTGGAAACTGTCAGGAAGAGGGTTGCAGACTACTGCGCTACCCCCTGGGAAGAG GTGAAGCAGCAGCATCATGGTGTAAAATTAAAGTATCTGGCTGAGTACTGTTTCTCTGGCACGTACATCCTGACCCTGCTGACAGAAGGATACAACTTCACCTCAGAGAGCTACTCCAACATAAAATTCATCAAAAAG atTAAAGGCAGCGACGCAGGCTGGACGCTGGGCTACATGTTAAATCTGACCAATATGATTCCAGCTGAGGCTCCTGACTCTCCCCCTCTGCCCCACGCCGGCTACGTCTCCATAGTCACCCTCATGGCAATActgctcttcatcctcttcatcctcgTCAGCCTGCGCCCTCTCTGGCCCCGCTGCTCCAAACGGCCTCAGATTGTataa
- the entpd1 gene encoding ectonucleoside triphosphate diphosphohydrolase 1 isoform X2, with translation MKEKNPWHTPVTIIISVIGVIVIVALVTVAVLQNKPLPQKYKYGIVLDAGSSHTALYIYQWPAEKDNNTGRVEQLHSCKVKGPGISSYASDPRKAGESLRACMQEAEQWVPGKRHHETPLYLGATAGMRLLNMENSSASDKVFQAVEDALKKSPFSYQGARLLSGSEEGAFGWVTVNYLDDRLKQGLETTGALDLGGASTQISFVSGNYDGSESPSNSVTFRLYGNDYNLYTHSFLCYGKDQALRLTLAQQSKAGPETVEDPCFHPGFTETRNYSVLYDSPCVSDRKPQGGPASFTHMGTGNFLKCQEAVKRIFNFTHCKYSQCSFNGVFQPLLQGPYGAFSAYYFVMNFLNLTDTSIPLETVRKRVADYCATPWEEVKQQHHGVKLKYLAEYCFSGTYILTLLTEGYNFTSESYSNIKFIKKIKGSDAGWTLGYMLNLTNMIPAEAPDSPPLPHAGYVSIVTLMAILLFILFILVSLRPLWPRCSKRPQIV, from the exons ATGAAAGAGAAGAACCCCTGGCACACGCCTGTGACCATCATCATCTCTGTGATTGGTGTCATAGTGATTGTTGCCCTGGTGACGGTAGCAGTTTTGCAGAACAAGCCCCTCCCTCAAAAGTACAAG TATGGGATCGTGCTGGACGCTGGCTCCTCCCACACAGCTCTGTATATCTACCAGTGGCCGGCTGAGAAGGATAACAACACTGGAAGGGTTGAGCAGTTGCATTCCTGCAAAGTCAAAG GTCCAGGTATCTCCAGCTACGCGTCTGATCCACGGAAGGCAGGGGAGTCTCTGAGAGCATGCATGCAGGAGGCCGAGCAGTGGGTGCCCGGAAAGAGACACCACGAGACCCCTCTTTATCTGGGAGCTACTGCTGGAATGAGATTGCTGAA TATGGAGAACAGCTCGGCATCAGACAAGGTCTTTCAGGCTGTGGAGGATGCCCTGAAAAAGTCTCCCTTCTCCTATCAGGGAGCGCGACTACTCAGCGGCTCGGAGGAGGGCGCCTTTGGCTGGGTCACAGTCAACTACTTGGATGACCGCCTCAAACAG GGCTTGGAGACCACAGGCGCCCTTGACCTTGGTGGGGCCTCCACTCAGATTAGCTTTGTTTCCGGTAATTATGACGGTTCAGAGTCACCCAGCAACTCCGTGACATTCCGACTCTACGGAAATGACTATAacctgtacacacacagctTCCTGTGTTACGGGAAAGACCAGGCACTGCGACTGACGCTGGCACAGCAGTCTAAg GCAGGTCCAGAAACAGTAGAAGATCCCTGTTTCCACCCTGGCTTCACTGAGACAAGGAACTACTCGGTCCTCTATGACAGCCCCTGCGTGTCAGACAGGAAACCCCAAGGAGGTCCCGCAAGCTTCACTCACATGGGGACAGGAAACTTCCTTAAATGCCAGGAAGCCGTCAAAAGAATCTTCAACTTCACTCACTGCAAATACAGCCAATGCTCTTTCAACGGGGTCTTCCAGCCACTTCTGCAGGGGCCATATGGG GCTTTCTCTGCCTACTACTTTGTGATGAACTTCCTCAATCTGACCGACACATCCATCCCTCTGGAAACTGTCAGGAAGAGGGTTGCAGACTACTGCGCTACCCCCTGGGAAGAG GTGAAGCAGCAGCATCATGGTGTAAAATTAAAGTATCTGGCTGAGTACTGTTTCTCTGGCACGTACATCCTGACCCTGCTGACAGAAGGATACAACTTCACCTCAGAGAGCTACTCCAACATAAAATTCATCAAAAAG atTAAAGGCAGCGACGCAGGCTGGACGCTGGGCTACATGTTAAATCTGACCAATATGATTCCAGCTGAGGCTCCTGACTCTCCCCCTCTGCCCCACGCCGGCTACGTCTCCATAGTCACCCTCATGGCAATActgctcttcatcctcttcatcctcgTCAGCCTGCGCCCTCTCTGGCCCCGCTGCTCCAAACGGCCTCAGATTGTataa
- the LOC125881138 gene encoding potassium channel subfamily K member 1-like encodes MVRSCASDWCARFVERHRSGLNFALLVVGYIFYLIIGAGIFSAIELPYEQELRQELKAARQDFLSNNTCVSDARLEELLIRALEANNYGVSVLGNDTDRNWDFVSSLFFTSTVLTTTGYGHSVPLSDEGKAFCIFYSLFGIPVTLFFLTVVVQRIMVVVTRRPVAYFHRRWAMSKSKLATIHAICLTLIMTLFFLIIPAWIFVSLEKEWDFLESLYFCFISLTTIGLGDYVPGETRSKEENPHPHLYRLAITVYLLLGLVFVLVVLETCCELPQMKRLRQRFYREKVRELDSETANIIDRDQLSNPVDHMTDHQPVIPSVSEQAASLQQDSKSPTPYQAPGSAVKELR; translated from the exons ATGGTGCGCAGCTGTGCCAGCGACTGGTGCGCTCGGTTTGTGGAGCGACACCGGTCAGGGCTGAATTTTGCGCTGCTGGTTGTCGGGTACATCTTCTACCTCATCATCGGCGCCGGGATCTTCTCCGCCATCGAGCTGCCCTACGAGCAGGAGCTCCGCCAGGAGCTGAAGGCGGCTCGGCAGGACTTCCTGAGCAACAACACCTGTGTGTCCGACGCGCGCCTGGAGGAGCTGCTTATCCGCGCGCTGGAGGCCAATAACTATGGAGTGTCCGTGCTGGGTAATGACACCGACCGAAACTGGGACTTTGTGTCCTCCCTGTTCTTCACCAGCACCGTGCTGACCACCACAG GTTATGGccactctgtccctctctcaGACGAAGGGAAGGCCTTCTGTATCTTCTACTCCCTCTTCGGCATCCCCGTCaccctcttcttcctcactgtTGTGGTGCAGAGGATCATGGTCGTGGTGACTCGGCGTCCAGTGGCCTATTTCCACCGGCGATGGGCCATGTCTAAATCGAAGCTAGCCACCATACATGCCATCTGCCTGACCCTCATCATGACCCTGTTCTTCCTCATCATCCCCGCGTGGATCTTTGTCAGCCTGGAGAAGGAGTGGGACTTTCTGGAGTCTCTGTATTTCTGTTTCATCAGTCTGACGACCATTGGCCTCGGGGATTATGTCCCTGGAGAGACCCGCAGTAAGGAGGAAaacccacacccacacctctACAGGCTGGCCATCACAG TCTACTTGCTGCTGGGCTTGGTCTTCGTCCTGGTGGTGCTGGAGACGTGCTGCGAGCTGCCCCAGATGAAACGCTTGAGACAGAGGTTCTACCGTGAAAAAGTTCGCGAGCTGGACTCCGAGACCGCCAACATCATCGACCGGGATCAGCTGAGCAACCCTGTGGACCACATGACGGATCACCAACCAGTCATCCCGTCTGTGTCAGAGCAGGCTGCGTCCCTACAGCAGGACAGCAAGTCACCAACGCCTTACCAAGCACCAGGGTCTGCTGTGAAGGAACTGAGATGA